A single region of the Undibacterium sp. 5I1 genome encodes:
- a CDS encoding IS5 family transposase — translation MPNKHNDDRRHHIPKMSFKVQNWPEYEAGLRRRGSLTLWIEDAALDQWQSVGPNGQARYRDSAIETSLMLRSAFKMALRQTEGLMASVLTLMNLTITAPDHTTVSRRAVGLTVTKSPSAPKGPLHVLIDSTGLQVFGAGQWLEEKHGAKSRRSWRKLHLAVDVDAGMIVAQILTDQHTDDPSQVGPLLDQVDEQIDKVTADGAYDGAPTYQTIAQYGDDIAVVIPPRKTAVPGTQSRSPSQRNRHLDMINTEGRLAWQEATGYGQRALVETTMGRYKSIIGPRLRARRFEAQKTEAAVGVAVLNRMLAAGRPNSVRSQKVPA, via the coding sequence ATGCCCAACAAACACAACGACGATCGCCGTCATCATATACCTAAGATGTCGTTCAAGGTTCAGAATTGGCCGGAATATGAAGCAGGATTACGGCGGCGCGGTAGCCTGACGTTGTGGATTGAAGACGCAGCATTAGATCAGTGGCAAAGCGTAGGGCCAAATGGTCAGGCTCGCTATCGGGATAGCGCCATTGAGACGAGTCTGATGCTGCGCTCCGCCTTCAAAATGGCCCTGCGACAAACCGAAGGGTTAATGGCTTCCGTGCTGACACTGATGAACCTGACAATCACGGCACCGGATCACACCACGGTCAGCAGACGGGCGGTCGGACTGACGGTAACGAAGTCACCATCCGCACCAAAGGGGCCACTCCATGTGCTCATCGACAGCACAGGTTTGCAGGTCTTTGGGGCAGGACAATGGCTGGAAGAAAAACATGGCGCGAAGTCGCGCCGTAGCTGGCGCAAACTACATCTGGCCGTCGATGTCGATGCAGGCATGATTGTCGCGCAGATCCTCACCGATCAGCATACGGATGACCCATCTCAAGTGGGGCCACTACTGGATCAGGTCGACGAACAAATCGACAAAGTCACTGCCGATGGTGCCTATGATGGCGCGCCCACTTATCAAACGATCGCGCAATATGGTGACGATATTGCGGTGGTTATCCCACCCCGTAAAACCGCCGTTCCTGGTACTCAATCGCGTTCGCCAAGTCAGCGTAATCGCCATCTTGACATGATCAATACAGAGGGTCGGTTGGCTTGGCAAGAAGCCACTGGTTATGGACAGCGTGCTTTGGTCGAAACGACCATGGGACGCTATAAATCGATCATCGGTCCTCGACTGCGTGCGCGCAGATTCGAAGCGCAAAAAACCGAGGCCGCCGTCGGTGTTGCTGTGTTAAATCGCATGCTCGCTGCTGGACGCCCAAACTCCGTCCGTAGTCAGAAAGTTCCTGCATAA
- a CDS encoding Cache 3/Cache 2 fusion domain-containing protein, whose protein sequence is MLKKFIRIGSWNIGARLALFMFIIVGATLVTLIALINYSTNQQIEQRTALDVTDKTKMVADMLNIFDAGLRSQVSVDAKIFEGSFKGAVGLDPSRSIDVAGTATPVLKSGDGDLNGNFPVLDQFTSLSGAIATLFVKKDNDFIRVSTSLKKENGERAVGTVLDHTNPAFEIVSGGKSYVGIATLFGKQYMTQYDPIIDSGGKVIGIFFVGVNFTEAITQLKDKIRAMKIGDTGYFYALDAREGKNLGTLIIHPSKEGQIILDSKDSSGREFIKEILERKEGVIRYPWVNTERGESETREKIVAFMPIKNWNWIVAGGVYTDEFTRDATALAHRYEAIGVILLLCLGGALYYVMRVRLSLPLQTVINAARNLAQGDLRTHISSTRVDEIGQLIEAINSIGTGLAEVVMQVRASTSEISLAADEISNGNADLSARSESQASSLEQTAASMQELTGTVKKNSESAKTANDLVVSAAGVATKGGQVVSQVISTMASIKESSKRIVDIISVIDGIAFQTNILALNAAVEAARAGEQGRGFAVVASEVRNLAQRSAAAAKEIASLIQDSVAKVDAGNLLAEQTGNTMTAILESVDKVTHIMAEISSASIEQSSGIEQVNQAVGQMDEMTQQNAALVEEAAAAAEAMSEQVNAMAKIVGVFKIEEPTATVTKRLQKSAVSYL, encoded by the coding sequence ATGTTAAAAAAATTCATCCGTATTGGTTCATGGAACATCGGTGCCAGATTAGCACTCTTTATGTTTATTATTGTCGGTGCGACATTAGTTACTCTTATCGCATTAATCAATTACAGCACTAATCAACAAATCGAACAACGAACCGCTCTTGATGTCACTGACAAAACAAAAATGGTGGCCGATATGTTGAATATTTTTGATGCTGGTCTTCGATCACAAGTCAGCGTCGACGCCAAAATTTTCGAGGGCAGTTTCAAAGGCGCAGTTGGGCTTGATCCATCACGTTCCATTGATGTTGCCGGAACCGCTACACCAGTTTTGAAATCGGGCGACGGTGACCTCAACGGAAATTTTCCTGTGTTGGATCAATTCACCAGCCTGTCAGGAGCGATAGCAACGCTGTTCGTCAAGAAAGACAACGACTTCATACGGGTCTCAACATCACTGAAGAAGGAAAATGGTGAACGTGCGGTCGGCACTGTGTTGGATCATACGAACCCAGCTTTTGAAATCGTTAGCGGCGGCAAAAGTTATGTGGGTATCGCGACCTTATTCGGAAAACAATATATGACGCAATACGACCCCATTATCGACAGCGGGGGAAAAGTTATCGGCATATTTTTTGTTGGCGTCAATTTTACAGAGGCGATTACACAACTCAAAGATAAGATTCGGGCCATGAAAATAGGTGACACCGGATATTTTTATGCGCTGGATGCACGGGAAGGAAAAAACCTTGGCACCTTAATTATTCACCCGAGCAAGGAAGGGCAAATAATCCTCGATTCAAAGGACAGCAGCGGGCGTGAATTCATCAAAGAAATACTGGAACGAAAAGAAGGCGTGATACGTTATCCATGGGTCAACACTGAGCGCGGCGAGTCGGAAACACGAGAAAAGATCGTCGCGTTTATGCCGATAAAAAACTGGAATTGGATCGTGGCCGGGGGTGTCTACACCGACGAATTCACGCGAGATGCGACTGCGCTTGCCCATCGCTACGAAGCGATCGGCGTCATTTTATTGCTATGCTTAGGGGGCGCATTGTATTACGTCATGCGTGTGCGTCTTAGCCTCCCCTTGCAGACTGTGATTAATGCCGCAAGAAATTTGGCTCAAGGTGATTTGCGAACCCATATTAGTTCGACACGGGTTGATGAAATTGGCCAATTGATCGAAGCGATTAATAGCATTGGAACAGGCTTGGCGGAAGTGGTCATGCAGGTGCGTGCGAGCACGTCCGAAATTTCTCTGGCTGCCGATGAAATATCAAATGGCAACGCTGATTTATCGGCGCGGTCCGAATCGCAGGCCAGCTCGCTGGAACAAACGGCGGCGTCTATGCAAGAACTGACCGGCACAGTTAAAAAGAATTCCGAGAGTGCCAAGACTGCCAATGATCTGGTGGTTTCGGCAGCTGGTGTTGCCACTAAAGGTGGGCAAGTTGTTTCGCAAGTGATCAGCACGATGGCATCGATTAAGGAGAGCTCAAAGCGGATTGTCGATATTATCAGTGTCATTGATGGAATCGCATTTCAAACCAATATTCTGGCGCTGAATGCCGCTGTGGAAGCTGCCCGTGCAGGCGAGCAGGGGCGTGGCTTTGCCGTGGTAGCTTCCGAAGTGCGTAATCTGGCCCAGCGCTCAGCAGCAGCAGCCAAGGAAATCGCATCCCTGATTCAAGACTCCGTTGCAAAGGTAGATGCGGGCAATTTACTGGCTGAGCAGACTGGAAATACGATGACTGCGATTTTGGAATCTGTCGACAAGGTGACTCACATCATGGCCGAAATTAGCAGCGCCAGTATCGAACAAAGCTCCGGCATTGAACAAGTGAATCAAGCAGTTGGGCAAATGGACGAAATGACACAACAAAACGCTGCCTTGGTGGAAGAAGCTGCGGCCGCAGCGGAAGCCATGAGCGAACAAGTCAATGCAATGGCAAAAATAGTCGGCGTGTTCAAGATTGAAGAACCAACAGCAACAGTAACAAAGCGTCTGCAAAAGTCAGCTGTGTCATATTTGTAA
- a CDS encoding GNAT family N-acetyltransferase, translating into MNFVFTTQKVDWEVVASLFQQVGWGNRQPSEICSAFEKSSFVIFVYDGDELVAFGRTMDDGKYYALLVDVVVKPDSQQSGLGREIVNYLRSQLVGYKFITLTAAPGKEEFYLKLGWQQQTTALIWPVSEEQQKLHALS; encoded by the coding sequence TTGAACTTTGTATTCACAACCCAGAAAGTTGACTGGGAAGTAGTTGCTTCACTATTTCAACAAGTGGGCTGGGGCAACCGTCAGCCCTCAGAGATTTGTTCCGCCTTTGAAAAAAGTAGCTTCGTCATATTCGTATACGATGGAGACGAATTAGTCGCGTTCGGAAGAACGATGGACGATGGCAAGTACTACGCGCTTTTGGTCGACGTTGTAGTGAAACCTGACAGTCAACAATCTGGTCTTGGGCGAGAAATTGTAAATTACCTTAGGTCACAATTGGTGGGCTATAAATTTATCACATTAACTGCTGCTCCAGGTAAAGAGGAGTTCTATTTGAAGCTAGGTTGGCAGCAGCAGACCACAGCACTCATTTGGCCTGTGTCAGAGGAGCAGCAAAAGCTGCATGCTTTGTCTTAG